DNA from Antennarius striatus isolate MH-2024 chromosome 1, ASM4005453v1, whole genome shotgun sequence:
AGGTTCTGCTACTTCACTGGCGGTACAAAGGACAGGCACTGAGTCGAGCAGGACGGTGTTTCCTGCCAAAACTAACGCGTTTTACAAATACACTACACTTTGGTGACAAATCATGACATCAGAAAGACAATCCTGACCACAGACGGTTAGAAGATCCAACAGAACCGGTCGGAGTCAGCTTGTGTTCTCGTCTGTGGGGTTTCGTGTGAAGATAAAACAAGTTTTGGCAGAAAAATCTGCTCCTTAGTTCTGAGATTTCAGATGACATCCGAATCGGGAAACGGGATCCGTTCTCTCCGGCCTCATATCCGAACGTGAAAGTTACTGCAGAAGAAACACACGATGAGATTTAGCTCTCTGTTGAGGAAAAGATCGCTAACGACACCTGTACCTCAGGAAGTCGGGGGCTTTGGAGATCATGTTCTCGAAGTCGGCAAACGAGAGCTTGTCGTCCCCGTCGAGGTCGGCCTCCTCGATGGCTTTGTTGCACACCAGCGTGACCTCCTCAGGCGTCAGCTCTCCTTTGGTCAGTTTGTTCAGAGTCCTCCTCAGGTCGTCCTTACAGATGAAGTTGTCCCTGTTAaaatctggaccagaaccatcGGAGAAGAATCTTTGAGGCCTCCACTAAGAAATATTTAAGGTAATGTTAATGAGTTAACTTGCCATTTTGCTAGGGTAAGCTAGCTAGTACGCTCATGGTGTTTCTCACCGTATATCTTGAAGGCGTAGATGGTCTTCAGCTCTCTGGGCGATGTCTCACAGAGAGCTGAAAACAAATCTACGAAGTCGCTGAAGCTCAGGTTTCCCTGTCCGTCCTCAGAGAAGGTCTCAACGATCCGGTCCCTGAACGGGTTGTCCTGTCAGGACACAAACTGTTCAAACTTCATCACAACGACAACAAAAAGTTCTGACAGGAATCACCGACTGGCTAGCAACATGCTAGCAGCAAATCAGTCACCAATTTGACAACTCTTCGTGTTAAAGAAGCGAGACGAACTGTCAGCCAATAATGGAACAGAAAAGGACGTTTTCCTAAACCTTGTTCATGTTCATGTAAAGTAGGACCTCAGTAAACACGTAGTCTACGGTAATCCCTCGCATATTCACGCTTTTAGATGTACGTTTTCACTActtcgcggatttttagtaggtacagtgcgccctcgttactcgcggttaatgcgttccaggaaccacacgctaataacgaattccgcgatagagcaacaaactatgctattatttatggtaatttaaacgttgatgaacccccccatactgatattaaaccagcttctatctgtaataccttttcccacactctgacagactgttaaAAGTACTTTTGTCATGTGTAGTACccgcgttctgtgagtctcgatgcgttccgagactcaaggAATGTAGTgtacttctggatgccatcagccaatagaatttcgcatacggtatcatgtgactacctactaaaaatccagaATGAAGTGAAGTTACATGTGTGGATGCGCGAATACGCAAGAGATTACTGTACTACACTAACTACACATAGTATACactgtcaggttcaaacaaagaataaaggaatataaaagagtaaatatgagatataACTATATAATATACTACACTAAGTACACATAGTATATACTACACTAAGTACACATAGTATATACCACACTAACTACACACGGTATATACTACACTAACTACACACGGTATATACTACACAAAGTACATATAGCATATACCACACTAACTACACATGGTATATACTACACTAAGTACTCATAGAATATACTACACTAactacacacagtatatactacACTAACTACACATAGTGTATACTAAATTAACTACACATAGTATGTACTACACTAACTACccacagtactgtatatacactacACTAAGTACACATAGTATATACTACACTAAGTACACATAGTATATACTACACTAAGTACACATAGTATATGCTACACTAACTACACATATTATATACTACACTAAGTACACAGTATGTACCACACTAACTACACATAGTATATGCTACCCTAACTACACATAGTATATACTAAACTAACTACACATAGTATATACTACGTGAGTACACCAATTACACGTGGTATACTAACTGCACAGAGAGAGAGTTaactgctgctgttatttcctaCAGCTCCAAACGCACCACGATGACATTGTCTCACCTCCAGCACACATGTTCATGTTTGTAGGTCATACAACAGAGATTCTAGCAtgaagctaacatgctaacagtgCATGTCCCCTGCCACTGATTGGCTCACTGATCAACCAACACCGACGTCACTGCTTCATGATTCGCTGTGTCGAGACAAACGTCATCCTGAGAACTCGTGATGTAACCTAAGAACTGACTCCGCCTCTTCAGGGGAACCATGTGATCCCTGTCCGGGCTGATGACAGGTGAGCACCGGGGACACGTGGCGTTACCTTCAGCTCCGGCATGGCGGTGATGAGCACCAGAGGAACCCTGACCTCGGGGTTGTTGGTGTAGTCCAGGGGCACCAAATGTGGAGCCAACTCACGAAACCTGCCGTGAAGCCTGAGAGGACAAACACACCTGAAGTCTGTCACACGTAGACCACagggttcttcttctgtggtaaaTCTCTGCTCTTTGGGTCGGACTCACCTCAGAACCTCTTTCCTGGTGAAGAAGGTGCAGTCCTGCAAACAAACAGAGTCATGGTGAGCAGCTCCTCAGGGAGGATCTACTTTCACAGCAGCATCAGTCAGACAGCAGCTGGATGCTGAGGGATGTTggagctcagccaatcagcatccagcCTGTTCTAGTGTTTTCTACAGAGAACACACCTCGTGTGTTCTGATATAAAGACGAAAGACCTCTGGAGAACATCCAGAGATCTGCTCGGGCTCTTACCCCGACGGGATAACGCCGTTTCAGCGTGACACACCTGATACGCCTCAAGCTGCTCCTCGGTGAAGGTTGTCTGCTTGTTGCCCATCCTGCTCCAGCGGTCGTCCCATCACACGGCAGCATCACATGTGGGAGTCACAGCTGACCCGAGATCGGTTTAAAAATCCATCTGGGTGCATGCTCCAGTACAGCAGGCGAGCGCTCAGGGTGCAGgaggaggtgattttaacacCTCAGCGTGGTGCCTTCAAGGGCAGCTCGGACAGGTCAGCATGTTTCACGTTCCATTATGTTTTCAGAAGCAGGACGAGACAAGAagttccacacaaacacacaacggTAGCGTGGATAAGAACTAAACATGCAGCATCCAGCAGAGACTAAAAACTAAGAGTCTGCTGTCATGGAGGTTTACTGAAGtggtgatgcattcagggaccTCACTGCCTCATGAGCACTGATGTTGCAGAATCAGAATTTGCTGCTAATACTACACTCATCTCATCTATTGTGTAATAAAGACATCTGGTGGCTGGAGGCGGTATTACAAATAGTATTAAATTTGAcgatctgcgatgtagtgaagccgtgcatcttgaaatGCGAACAAACGAGAGATTACTGgagaataatgataatattttgttattttgattgtttttgttgtcatttctcAATCAAATTACAGATTTGCAAACAGGCAGAAGGTGTCTGTCAATAGATGAATTGATAAATTAATAGTTAACCCCTGAGTAGAATTGGGGCcccaaaagttaaaatttttatttcttctacaGACTATTCCACTGCGTAGCTGTGTAGTAAGAGTAGCCATAATGTAATTACGTGAAGTTGAACTAAAAGACTTTGCTACGCTAATTCTAGGGGGGCTAATTCTGAGAGGACCATGTCTTTGATGTAACTTCTGTCATGTAGTTGAGGAGGATATTGACTTTCTTTTGATCTACGGAGCCTTTTAATGTTTCTCACTTTGAAGTAGAGTATATTCATAACTATCAAAACTATATTTAGACTTGCGTGAAGATGTACAAGTAATGTCTGGACAAGCAAGCTAGCACTGCAATGACAGGGTCTCTAGAGATGACAGAGATGGATCCTGCACCTGCAGAATCCATGACTGAGTTTCTCAGAACACTGATCCGGAGGTTCCTGAAAAAGATCACAAGGCCACAATGGGACAGTCTACAATCAGGGATGATTGATGAGGAAACTCAAAATGTCCTCGTCACTATGTTCATGGAAATAACTCAAGTATTGTCATACAACGTTTATCAGGCAGTCATTCAGGACATAACAGACGTGTGTCAGAAAAGTGGAACTTGTTATGTGTCACCAAGAACATCCCGTGTGTCTAAAGGATCATTGACCAGCACTGTCACCGAGGAACAAGTTCAAGAAATGATGGAGGAAACCATTCCAGTGGCCATTGCAGAAGCAGTGGGTATTCCAGAGGTGGCCAGTCACGAGAGCACAAAGAAGATTACGCTTCTCGTTGCCAAAGAGGTTGCCGACATTGTGAACTTAGACTTAAGCAGCAACCCTGGAGGACATAGTGCAATCTGCAAGAGTCCTGGGCTGCTTTCAAGAACCGAGCCATCCAAAGTCCAGAAGCAAACAGTCAAGCTTTTCACTAAAGTCTTGAAGAAATTTGCAAACAATATTCGCAAAGGTATTTCCCCTACAAAGGATAAACCGACTCATGGGAAAAGCGCAGAGGTCCAAAATGATGGGAACCTTCTGTCATGTGAGACACCTGTTACTCAGGTCGACATGGATACAGGAATGGGATCTACCCTGAGCAACACCTCCTTGGTGGTCATCCAGGCCATTAAATCAATATTGGATGAAGCTGCAAAAGATGTCTGTGAGACCGCTGAAGATGAAAtaccagcagaggagctgagaCGTATTGAATCAATCCCCTCCCTAAACACTGAGAAAATAGCGACAGAGATTGTCACGCTCATGGAAGAAGAGCAATGCCAAGGAGCCAAATCCTCAGCCAACAAAAAGCTTAAATCTAAGGATAAAAAAAGCTTTTGGGGAAAAGTGGGGACCAAACTCAAGGCCTTTTTGGTCCACTCCTATGTTAAGGAGTCAATCCTTACAATTGTggcaaaaaatagaaaacagtaTGGCTCCACTTCATTTGAAGTCCAAAAACCACTGTCCCCTTTATTCGAAAAGGTAGAATATGTGGTCAAGAGCTTGATCCCAAAAGAGGAAGACGGGACTGGTGGCAGAAAGGATAATCTCTACACAAAAGTTGCTGATGAAATTAGCAATCCACAGGAAATTGTCAAAGAGCAGCTGGCTGGTATGGTGTACCATCATCTACCACATGATGAAAGACAGCAGAACTTCAAGAAGCAGATCGATGTCCAAGTTGACGTGTTCACTAAGATGATGTGTAACTGGCTCAACTTGCAACATGAGcaacagcagaggaagaaggaCGTTGCGAGTCAAACATTGAAGAAGATTAAAAAAGCATCTGTCTCTCTTCTTGATCAACGAGATGCCCCCACTGTCACAGAAGGTGACACCTCGGCAACTTCTGACAAAGCAGCTTTTACCACTGATGAGCTAGCTACTGAACAAAGAAGCGGTGGTCCACCAGTAACATCACCCAAAGTCTTCTCACCTACAATGGTTAAACAACCACCTTCCAGAAAACAGTCGGTGGTCTATGAAGACGACATAGGTACAAGTAATTTGCAGCTATCAACATCACTTCgagaagaagaagctgttgAGCTAACAAGTGATGCTCCACCAGCCACATTACTTCAAGAAGATGCTCCACCAGCGACATTGCTTCAAGAAGATGTTGCTGAGCAAACATATGATACTCCACCAGCAACATCACTTGAAGACCTGGAATGGCTGTGCCATTGGGTTGTGATTGCAGCTTTGCACCAGATTTTTAAGGGGACATACCTTTCAGATGAAAATATGAAGAACATTGCTGTCCCATTGATATCAATGCTCTTCCTCAAAATCCAAGGGTTGAACATCATGAAGTTAAATGGTCGCCGCGTCAAGAAGATTTCCAAAGCTGTTCACAAAGCCTTGGTTCACAAGTTTGGCAGCAAAGATACGCTGGCCATGAGCCTCAAGACAGAGAATTCAATGACTTATGACAAGATTGTCGAGGCTTTATCGAGACagctggagaaaaagaaaaccaactgGTTTGCCAAGTCCTTCATGTACCTTTACAGAGGTTATTAGACCCCTTGCCTTGACTGTCACACTGATCTCCCCCTGTCAGAGTGGGATCATTCTGGACTTGATTTGGTTTttgcagctgtgtgtttgtcatggTGCCAAGAGTCCACGTCCTTGTCCTTCATtgggtgacttcctgtctttgctctttctttgttatttcttttccacccaactggtcaaggcagatgTCCACCCTacagtctgggtcctgcccggagccCGGAGATCCTTCGCAGTGCACCCCAATGATAACCTTATAAAGGGGGTGAcactttgctcaagggcacattggcagtgcttgggaggtaaATTGTTACCTCCAGTGACAGTTTAAACTTTGCCCGACATGGATCCTGAACAGGCCAcactccggtccccagcccaagacttagtggactgagttacTTTGGCCCAATTGTACTAGCTTTtgtaaaagcactttgaaatatctgtttGCATGATTAAATGTTCTAGAACCAaaagttgattaattgattgattgattgcttgattgattgattgatatatgATGAACTAAATtcttaataatttttaatagtATATTACGAGGTGACGAACAGTTTGTTTATCTATATTGACTTATCGTCTTATCTCATAACTCTTTGCATTCATGTTGTCATATTTACTCGTCTTCAAAAAGGAACAAGGTCTTGCGTCTTCCGGGTCCTTGGTGGTGCTAACGGATCCTGATGAGCTGTCATAATAAGACCCctggtgttttctgtttgtgacAGAAGGACTAGGCTCTAAGTTGGACACCCCATCTGTATCTCCTCTCCTGATGGTCCAGTAGCTCTGCCAAAACCCATCTTCACCTTCCTCACAGGTTTGCTGACCTTCATTTCCCAGAGACTCTCCTTGTATGGTGGAGTGAGATAGGTCAACATCTAAATGATGGCCAGAACCAATATTACAGTTTGCTTGCTAACTCGCAAATAACACAAGGTGGTAGTTAGCTAAACAATGTAGCTCTGGCTGCTGCATCTTTAACCCATTCCCATGGTTACGAGCCAAACACCGTGCCTGTATCTTGTCCATCTGGTCAAAATAAGTTACCTGAGTGAATTTCCGGTGCCTGCTAAGTCTCCTCGTCCCACGCTAAGTAAGTAAGTTAGTGGGTATACAGGTAACAAAGAACCGTAGATCAATGCCTGGGCTGAATGATGTAACAAAGAACcgttgatcaaagcacaaggAGTGTgaacaaaacagtaaaagtgACGTGTGACAATTGTAACAATATATACGTACAGGTATGTACgtatatatttaaaaagtttgatctttttaaatatatacGTACATACCTGTACAAACATACATCGGTATGTTTCCCAGTGTAATGGTCGTACAAATGAAGGGACAAGCGGAATTATAATCATGGACTGTGATGTGCTGGCAGCGTTTCTGGAACATGTCTCCACCCCATCCCCGTAAATACCCTCCAGCAACCTCCGTGACCCACGCACACGGAAAAGcagtaaagaaaatgaatgaaagataaTCATGGAGCttcctttctgcatttttttctccACGTCAGTACTTCACCATACTCGGCAGCAGGCGGCGCTGTGACTCAGTTTAAGCCGGAGTCCGAGTCCTGATGGAGTCAGACTCGCCGGTCAGTCTCAATCAGTCATCAATCGCTTGTCGGGCCTTCAACAGGAAACGGCTGCGGACAAACTGTTTACGCGTCActctcatcatcatccatcGTACGCCGCGTCTGGTTTCAGTCGTTTACTCAACAACGTTTACAACCGAAACCGTCCAAACAACAGCTCACAGGAGGTAGTGGACAGTTTGAGTTTGTGTTGAATTAATCCTCTCGTTTTGTATTGAGGGATTTAAGATCAAACTCGAGatgtttcttattttatttggaaGTTTGAATTTCATGAACTTACATCCTCAATGTTGTGGAAGAAAATGAGACGCAGGATCTTCATCCAAGATTCCTTGGCGGCTCAGTTTACAgataaatgttataaattaaTCGGTATATTTATAGCAGGAACCCTCAGCCGTTAGCGAaccaaaagtctttttttccatCCTGGATCTGAAGCACCGCGGCTCGATTGAAGTGAGATTTATCTTTTATTCCAAACTGGGAGAAGATTTGCTTGTAAAGACGCTACGAGTTGAAAAGAACCTCCTGGTGAGACCGGTTTAACTTTAACTTTCTTTTCCTAAATGGGATTTACGTCTGTTTGTTGGGAACAATGGGATCGACGCCTCCACAGATGTGTCCTTCTGAAACGCTCCAACCAGGAAACGAACGTCTCTTTGAAATCAGGTCTGGAAGTTTTTCACCAGCTTCATATTTTTAATCTCAGTTGAGTCTTCTGATAAAACGCGAGCCAGGATCTCTGTCCGCAGACGATCCGCCAATGGAATCAGCAGTAATTCATCGACTCCAGTTGGATGTGagaccagaggagagacagattTCCTGCTTCCTGGTTGTCTGAGGACAGTCTTGGTCGTTGTGGTTGGGTTGGTTTATTCGCTTCTTCCGTTTTCGTGGGTCACGAGGGTtgctggtgcctatcccaggATAGGGTTCATTTGGTGTTGCACCAAATCAGAAATCAGGTATAGGGTGAAGACACCCGGTCCGCCGTCAAACCCAACAGAAGACGTCAATAAGGACGTctggagagacaggaagtcagacttTTGCGGACATCCTGGACAAACGGAACGAGACACTGAGCAAAGttgacaaatcaaatcaaatcaaggcTTTTTTTTAAGAAGCCGCCTGTTTGACGGTTGacgtcagccaatcacagtctTGCCAGGGGGAGTGGGCGGGGCTCTGAGCTTGCTGGACGACCGTCAGGAATCACTTGAATCGGTTTTAATCCGAATCATCTGAAAGTGAACCAGGCTCAACGGGAGGCGGGGGTGAGGTCACGCGAGGTGAGAAACGGGAggcatcgtgtgtgtgtgtgtgtgtgtgtgtgtgtgtgtgtgtgtggtgggggggttggtaAATCATACCGGTCTGACTCAGGGATGGATCCAGCTGCTTCCCCACAGAGCTTTAAACAATCTGACTTGTTTCCATCACTTGGCTGGGGGCCGTTGCTagctggaggggggggcgggCCTCCCGGGGGCCCCCTCCACAGGCCACATGCTTGAATCCGGGGGAACATCTGAACCCGTCTCACCTCGTTGATGATGGAGACGAGCCGGATTTCCTCAGCCGCTGCGGCTCGGCCAACATAAACGCTCAGACCAGCGCCGACGGACCGGACCGTCTGAGGACACACACCTGGGTCCATGAAGACGGGGGGTTCTTCtcacaccgggggggggggggggggcaagaacATGGCAAACACGCCAAGTTCTGATTCGTGGAACCGCCTCGAATCAGAGATCCATCTGGCGCCGCTGTCCCTCCGTCGGTCTCACCTGGTGATGTAACCTGgaatcaccatggcaacagaggaTGCTTTAAAGTCAGATGGAAACGACCCAACGTGGAACACGTCAGAGTACAAAATGTAAACTCACCTCAAGGTTCTGAAGGGATCAATAAGGGAACCGACCGTTAATCGATGGGTTTCGATCAGTATTTAATCCGATCGATTGGACGCTCGTCTAGTTTGACGACTGTTTGATGAATCCGGTTCAAACTGGTTTCTGTCTGATCAGAGGATCTAATCCCGCTAAAAACCTGATGGGTCGTCGTCATGGTAACCTggcaggatgacatcatctggaggTTGAGTgagtccatgaggaggaggattactgcacAACATTAAGGCTTCTTGTTAGGAGGGATGCCAGACGCTTGAaagcacaatgtgtgtgtgtgtgtgtgtgtgtgtgtgtgtgtgtgtgtgtgtgtgtgtgtgtgtgtgtgtgtcctgagtTCTACCAGCCACACCTCATAAAAGGCCTCGTGGCTCTCAAACGGCACCCTTCTAATGAGACAAAACCAGATTAAGATAAtgggtggacacacacacacacacacacacacacacacacacacacacacacacgcacacacacacacacgcacacacacacacacagagcgaaCCTGTGAAAGGAAATCCGACTCATCTGGATCTATTTGTGGACGACTTAAAGTTCAGTTCAGGTCGAACGTCCTCTGGTTCTGTTTAcctttgtacacacacacacacacacacacacacacacacacacacacacacacacacacacacacacacacacacacacacacatacacacacacacacacacacacacacacacacacacacacacacacacacacacacacacacacacacacacacacacaagtgtggaaaagttatctttatttctatcaaaGTAAGAACCAAGTGaacatttaacatatttaacttttgtttttttctttttcatttttctttaaatacaaAATTCACAGTTTAAGTGATAAAAAAACACGATAAATAGTTTGATTCTAAACACATATCTAGCctgggaaacaaacaaacaaacaaacaaacaaacaaacaaagatgtTCACAGGAGGTGAATCAGGTAAATTTCCACTGagaaaaaacaagtcaaatcGAAATATTTCACGTTCTGAGCTGCTCGgtttggaggtaaaaagagctCCAGTCCAGAAAACGACGACCCGCAAAGATCCACAAAAACTGTCCAGGAATTCAgtgtgaaggaaaaaaacaaactggatttctgttttatttgaaacaCAAAGATAAATTCCAATTTgtctccaaaataaaataaaaccacattatAGTTTTAATGCTTTGATACATATTTTTTCTactcttttctttgtgcttCTCGTCTTTTGGTCTCAGCTTTAATAATAAACGCGTATTTTCAAAATTACCTAAAAATTACTTTTCTCTTCttcagtttaattttaaattaatttcaaaagatTCTGATTTATTCTCTTTGGACAAGCAGAACGCCGCTAGTTTTAATTGGCTTGGAATGTCAGTGTTAtactgtgcttttattttgaaggttccaagttcaacaggaagtgtggtgggcggggcagggggAGGAGCACACCAGGCGCCCCCTGCAGTggtgaaaagacaggaaacggTCGATTATGTTCCCGTGTGATCGACCCCTGAAGCGGTGTAACAGCTGCTGCTACTGAACAGCATCATGGGAAAATGCGACTGATGATGAATTGAATGGCGTGTGAGTCACGTGTTTGTCTCCGCCTCCGTTTGTCGTCCGTGT
Protein-coding regions in this window:
- the LOC137603326 gene encoding calcium and integrin-binding family member 2-like, translated to MGNKQTTFTEEQLEAYQDCTFFTRKEVLRLHGRFRELAPHLVPLDYTNNPEVRVPLVLITAMPELKDNPFRDRIVETFSEDGQGNLSFSDFVDLFSALCETSPRELKTIYAFKIYDFNRDNFICKDDLRRTLNKLTKGELTPEEVTLVCNKAIEEADLDGDDKLSFADFENMISKAPDFLSNFHVRI